In a genomic window of Aggregatimonas sangjinii:
- a CDS encoding membrane dipeptidase: MKNVYIDLHCHPSLKPFGRSFDQKSTKKRNSPNRMRRNSIYHRKGVNPVSKKINNLLTLTKFTQSDLTSVYGGKGRILVISLYPMEKQMVHDTGDVKFIGRLFRNLATGIGIDRIRHIQKMTDYFEDLNNEYEFYKELDNKPVTVHGKKVRYKMVKSYQEIEQWKADGIPTIFMITSIEGCHVFNSGLVLAGRPKADEKEVLENIKIVKNWTFRPFFVGLAHHFDNELCGHEKSMGGLVDAIIKQKVDNSQGITSLGKKALSALLDNNKKNRILIDVKHMNVKSRYEYYEIVKSEYASKIPLIVSHGAVNGRNNPIDNNRVDTDFNDATINFYDDEIFRIARSQGIFGIQLDERRIAHKKVMGLLAGRNKSSKLIWKQIEHMAKYLNLLKMEAWNIQCLGTDFDGIIDPLPGFWAAKDLDKLPKFLVKHANDFLKSPEGKKLEPKNRLSAKEIVDKFMFGNARDFLKAHFR; encoded by the coding sequence ATGAAAAATGTGTATATCGATTTACATTGCCACCCCTCCCTAAAGCCCTTTGGAAGAAGTTTCGATCAAAAAAGCACTAAAAAACGGAACAGCCCCAATCGGATGAGAAGAAATAGCATTTATCATAGGAAAGGAGTGAATCCGGTCAGTAAGAAAATCAATAATCTTTTGACATTGACCAAATTCACCCAGTCAGACCTGACATCGGTTTATGGCGGCAAAGGCAGGATACTCGTCATTTCCCTATACCCCATGGAAAAACAAATGGTTCACGATACGGGCGATGTAAAATTCATTGGGCGTTTGTTCAGAAATCTCGCCACTGGTATCGGAATAGATCGCATCCGTCATATTCAGAAAATGACCGACTATTTTGAAGACTTAAATAACGAATATGAATTTTACAAAGAATTGGATAATAAACCGGTTACTGTACACGGCAAAAAAGTCCGTTATAAAATGGTCAAAAGTTATCAGGAAATCGAGCAGTGGAAAGCTGACGGTATTCCTACTATCTTCATGATTACAAGCATCGAAGGTTGTCATGTTTTCAATTCCGGTTTGGTCTTGGCGGGGCGGCCCAAAGCGGACGAAAAAGAGGTCCTCGAAAATATAAAAATCGTAAAAAATTGGACCTTTCGTCCATTTTTCGTAGGGTTGGCACATCACTTCGATAACGAACTCTGCGGCCACGAAAAGAGCATGGGTGGACTCGTGGATGCTATTATCAAGCAAAAAGTGGATAATAGTCAGGGCATTACATCTTTGGGTAAAAAAGCACTTTCCGCCTTGCTTGACAATAATAAAAAGAACCGCATTCTCATTGATGTCAAACATATGAATGTGAAATCACGTTATGAGTATTACGAAATTGTAAAATCGGAATACGCTAGTAAAATCCCGCTTATTGTTAGCCACGGTGCCGTCAATGGTCGTAACAATCCGATCGATAACAATCGGGTCGATACTGATTTCAATGATGCGACTATCAATTTTTACGACGATGAGATTTTCAGAATCGCACGTTCACAAGGTATTTTTGGAATACAATTGGATGAGCGGCGTATTGCACATAAAAAAGTGATGGGTTTGTTGGCCGGCCGCAACAAGAGCTCTAAACTTATCTGGAAGCAAATAGAACATATGGCCAAATATCTGAATTTACTTAAAATGGAGGCGTGGAATATTCAATGCTTGGGAACCGATTTTGATGGTATCATCGACCCTTTGCCCGGTTTTTGGGCCGCCAAGGATTTAGATAAACTGCCCAAATTTTTAGTGAAGCATGCAAATGATTTCCTGAAGAGTCCTGAAGGAAAGAAATTAGAGCCCAAAAATAGGTTGAGCGCCAAAGAGATAGTGGATAAATTTATGTTCGGGAATGCGCGGGATTTTTTGAAAGCCCATTTTAGATAA
- a CDS encoding Ig-like domain-containing protein, translated as MKKSLDRAVSLCCLFLVALACTKDVGLITEVEFEILEEHTSEGFVNQGLPTTFTIVPEAILENYEYTISYEILQGNGYFEDVEGNRLEAGKGQPIESPFTTSLLYMGTEVGEHRVKIVGSDNFGISEEIEITYDLENVPALWEASSELTEIELGKAADIFLLFEPVDTALEVTYEARLEFASGSGTLAPIQEEGYPLDGDYAAIAPGTYPFMFTPSELGTQELVFVLRDSNGQELRETLSFNVVEVIRVISIFLGEDDTIELQLGDEVAPDITFDPPNASDQGFILVSDNPDVVLIDENNVCIAVGLGTAIVTVTSLSNPEATDTVTVTVVEPDRVPASAITIAQEDPDAQGAVRQLIATVLPADATDASVIWSSSDDTVATIDANGLLTGLAAGTVTITATSVSDPGVVDTIEVNISGGSLQDGNDITAFALPIQNSSTIDADTHTITVNVTDGTELNTAPSALSISGGATIDPGIGEVRDFNAAQTYTVTAGNGTAQLWTVNVTVSPPAGSGENDIVSFALPVQTDADINRNDHVIFVNVLEGTELNVIPQIFTVSEGATVSPDITEIQDFSRPVTYTVTAENGEEQIWTIRIVIVPADSNAENEIISFSIPNQVGTSIIDNENATVAIEVPQGIDLTSIVPNEVTLSENAMLFPVATEAQDFTEQFIYVVTAENGVEKFWTVTVTVLPSTGSDENDIIAFSLPVQNSSTIDTVNHTVTVNVTDGTELNVVPLQFTTSNNATIEPSTTQARDFSAPVTYTVISQSGIQQVWTVNTTAAANQPPVAVDDVGAVELGGSVRIDVLANDTDVDTPNAELIISGIIGVQPDNAGSFSEDNDGRTFVFTSSGEYQGDASFGYTVSDGNPGNEDFGQVTITITQTPVSITALNIVPSEYLLEVDETLRLTTEITPNDATNRILTWQSSDPDAVSVDQNGNVTGLQAEGSAIITATTNDGSNIAAEAIIDVNFLEIPVTSVVIDPPSGTLAVGEQLQLNGTTLPADASAAGVDWFSEDEDIATIDGTGLVRGISVGTVNIIADAIDGNGASQTASITVTPADIPLIGISVTPSTASIVEGATVQLGLVFDPTNASNQEVVWSSDNPNTATVDNDGLVRGVEAGTTTVTAISVDDNSIITTAQITVTAENTEPVAGNDSFEVAEGGNLNRPILTNDVDGENDDLTVDWVAGSSANIGQPIGGSNGGLFTISAGGALSFDTNGDFENLNDGESRQTTIDYRVSDGQLSSNIARVTVTVNGSGSSDTTPPEISLIGLDPVELFVNEPYTEEGATAQDDVDGILSNDDISIDNSSVDTTTAGTYLVTYTVSDTAGNVAERFRTVTVSLRSGNDILSFNFPRLTGPPVIDVLNHTVLGEVEFGSSRNASPISLTISEGATINPQDISPQDFSVPVSYTVTAQNGDIQVWTITLAEASAPPSPDFSFSIDPVSSPVSGSVNITFRITPNQAAIDAGIVFQMQFNRNGGDIIADFEYGAGSFISSQLFTVSSGTSSGTFVGLERPNCEFYDFNFTVSNNLSLPTQMRNVGFQVRDTAQPCD; from the coding sequence ATGAAAAAGTCCCTCGATAGAGCCGTATCCCTTTGTTGCCTGTTCTTGGTGGCGCTAGCCTGTACCAAGGATGTGGGGCTGATCACCGAGGTGGAGTTCGAGATCCTCGAGGAGCATACCTCCGAGGGCTTCGTCAACCAGGGCCTCCCCACAACCTTTACCATAGTGCCCGAGGCAATTCTGGAGAACTACGAGTACACCATTTCCTATGAGATACTGCAGGGCAACGGTTACTTCGAGGACGTCGAAGGGAACCGTCTGGAGGCGGGAAAGGGCCAGCCTATAGAGTCCCCTTTTACGACCTCGCTGTTGTACATGGGTACCGAAGTGGGGGAGCACCGGGTAAAGATCGTCGGGTCGGACAATTTCGGGATTTCGGAGGAGATCGAGATAACGTACGATCTGGAGAACGTCCCCGCCCTTTGGGAGGCCTCTAGCGAGCTCACCGAGATCGAACTGGGAAAGGCGGCCGATATCTTCTTGTTGTTCGAGCCGGTGGACACGGCCCTGGAGGTCACCTACGAGGCCCGTCTGGAGTTCGCCTCCGGTTCGGGTACGCTTGCCCCGATACAGGAAGAGGGCTATCCGTTGGACGGCGACTATGCCGCGATAGCGCCCGGTACCTATCCCTTTATGTTCACGCCCTCGGAGCTCGGTACCCAAGAGCTGGTCTTCGTGCTGCGGGACAGCAACGGGCAGGAGCTCAGGGAAACGCTGTCCTTCAACGTGGTGGAGGTAATCCGGGTCATCTCGATCTTCCTGGGCGAGGACGATACCATAGAGCTGCAACTGGGCGACGAGGTGGCGCCCGACATCACCTTCGACCCGCCCAACGCGAGCGATCAAGGCTTTATCCTGGTATCCGATAATCCCGATGTGGTACTGATCGACGAGAACAACGTCTGTATCGCGGTGGGTCTTGGCACGGCCATAGTGACCGTTACCTCGCTCTCGAACCCCGAGGCGACCGATACGGTGACCGTCACGGTGGTGGAACCCGACCGGGTACCGGCAAGCGCCATAACGATAGCACAGGAAGACCCGGATGCCCAGGGGGCGGTACGGCAATTGATCGCCACGGTACTGCCCGCCGATGCCACGGATGCCAGTGTCATCTGGTCCTCGAGCGACGATACGGTCGCCACCATAGATGCGAACGGACTTTTGACCGGCCTTGCGGCGGGAACGGTCACGATAACGGCCACCTCGGTATCTGACCCCGGAGTGGTCGATACGATAGAGGTGAACATCAGCGGCGGTTCGCTGCAGGACGGGAACGACATCACGGCCTTTGCGCTGCCTATCCAGAACAGTTCGACCATAGATGCGGACACCCATACCATCACGGTGAACGTGACCGACGGTACCGAATTGAATACCGCCCCCTCGGCACTGAGTATTTCGGGAGGAGCGACAATCGACCCGGGCATCGGGGAGGTACGCGATTTCAACGCCGCACAGACCTATACCGTCACGGCGGGCAACGGTACGGCACAGCTATGGACGGTGAACGTAACGGTCTCGCCACCTGCGGGTAGCGGTGAAAATGATATTGTTTCATTTGCCCTACCTGTTCAGACAGATGCAGATATCAATCGCAACGACCATGTCATTTTTGTCAACGTTTTAGAAGGTACAGAACTAAATGTTATTCCACAGATTTTTACTGTCTCCGAAGGTGCAACAGTAAGTCCGGACATTACCGAAATACAAGACTTTAGTCGGCCTGTAACCTATACGGTTACCGCTGAAAATGGAGAAGAGCAGATTTGGACGATACGCATTGTCATTGTGCCGGCTGACAGCAATGCGGAGAATGAAATCATCTCCTTTAGCATACCAAATCAGGTGGGTACAAGCATCATTGATAATGAAAATGCTACCGTTGCTATTGAAGTGCCCCAGGGTATCGACCTAACATCGATAGTACCAAATGAGGTAACGCTTTCAGAAAATGCCATGCTATTTCCGGTGGCCACCGAAGCACAGGATTTTACCGAACAATTCATTTATGTCGTAACAGCTGAAAATGGAGTGGAAAAATTCTGGACCGTTACGGTTACCGTCCTGCCTTCCACGGGAAGTGATGAGAACGATATCATTGCTTTTTCACTTCCGGTTCAGAATAGTTCAACTATAGATACTGTAAATCATACGGTAACGGTAAACGTTACCGATGGCACCGAACTGAACGTTGTCCCATTGCAATTTACGACGTCGAACAACGCGACCATTGAACCTAGTACAACGCAAGCGCGCGATTTCAGTGCTCCGGTTACCTATACGGTCATCTCGCAGAGTGGGATACAACAAGTATGGACGGTAAATACCACGGCGGCCGCAAACCAACCTCCCGTTGCGGTCGACGACGTTGGAGCAGTCGAATTGGGGGGGAGTGTGCGTATCGACGTACTCGCCAATGACACCGATGTCGATACCCCGAATGCCGAACTGATTATTTCCGGAATAATAGGTGTACAGCCTGACAATGCCGGCTCTTTTTCGGAAGATAACGATGGCCGAACATTCGTTTTTACCAGTTCAGGGGAGTATCAGGGAGATGCCAGTTTTGGATACACCGTTAGCGATGGTAATCCTGGTAATGAAGACTTCGGCCAGGTTACCATTACCATCACGCAAACACCTGTATCGATTACCGCCTTGAATATTGTTCCCAGTGAATATCTTTTGGAAGTAGACGAGACATTAAGGCTCACCACGGAAATCACCCCGAACGACGCGACCAATCGAATACTTACATGGCAATCCAGCGATCCGGATGCCGTTAGTGTCGATCAAAATGGGAATGTTACCGGTCTACAGGCAGAAGGCAGTGCTATCATCACGGCAACCACTAACGATGGAAGCAACATTGCGGCCGAGGCGATAATAGACGTGAATTTCCTTGAAATACCTGTAACGAGCGTAGTGATTGATCCGCCCAGCGGTACTCTCGCGGTCGGGGAACAGTTGCAATTGAATGGCACAACGCTGCCCGCCGATGCATCCGCAGCTGGCGTGGATTGGTTTTCAGAAGATGAGGATATTGCCACGATAGATGGCACCGGCCTAGTAAGGGGAATTTCCGTTGGGACAGTAAATATCATAGCTGACGCTATTGACGGTAACGGTGCGTCTCAAACTGCGAGCATTACCGTAACTCCTGCCGATATTCCTTTGATAGGAATATCCGTAACTCCGAGTACTGCATCGATAGTGGAAGGGGCTACGGTCCAATTGGGGTTGGTTTTCGATCCGACGAACGCTAGCAATCAAGAGGTAGTATGGTCCTCAGATAATCCTAATACTGCGACGGTCGATAACGATGGACTGGTTCGGGGAGTGGAAGCGGGCACCACAACCGTTACAGCTATATCAGTGGATGATAATAGTATCATAACCACTGCTCAAATAACGGTTACAGCAGAAAATACTGAACCTGTGGCTGGAAATGATAGTTTTGAAGTGGCCGAAGGAGGGAATTTAAATAGACCAATTTTAACCAATGATGTCGATGGTGAAAATGACGACTTAACAGTGGATTGGGTTGCAGGAAGTAGCGCGAATATTGGGCAGCCGATCGGCGGTTCCAACGGCGGACTTTTTACCATTTCCGCTGGGGGAGCGCTTAGTTTTGATACGAATGGGGATTTTGAAAACTTGAATGATGGAGAGAGCCGGCAGACAACTATTGATTACAGGGTTTCAGATGGTCAACTGAGTTCAAATATCGCTAGAGTAACTGTAACGGTTAATGGCTCGGGCTCCTCGGATACTACGCCACCCGAAATCTCACTTATTGGACTTGATCCTGTTGAACTTTTCGTTAACGAACCCTACACCGAAGAAGGCGCAACTGCCCAGGATGATGTGGATGGAATTCTAAGCAATGATGACATCAGTATAGACAATAGTTCAGTTGATACGACTACAGCAGGCACATATTTGGTGACTTACACTGTAAGTGATACTGCTGGAAATGTGGCTGAGAGATTTAGAACGGTAACAGTTAGCCTGAGAAGTGGAAACGATATCCTAAGCTTTAATTTCCCACGTCTAACGGGCCCACCCGTTATTGATGTACTAAATCACACGGTACTTGGGGAAGTCGAATTCGGTTCGAGCAGGAATGCAAGTCCAATCTCGTTGACCATTTCAGAGGGGGCTACTATTAATCCTCAAGATATTTCCCCACAAGATTTCAGTGTACCGGTATCTTATACGGTCACTGCCCAAAATGGCGACATTCAGGTTTGGACTATTACGCTAGCGGAGGCAAGCGCACCACCCTCACCAGATTTTAGTTTTTCAATAGACCCAGTTTCCAGTCCAGTTAGTGGATCAGTCAACATCACGTTTAGGATTACCCCGAATCAGGCGGCCATTGACGCGGGTATTGTCTTTCAAATGCAGTTTAATCGAAATGGCGGCGATATCATAGCCGATTTTGAATATGGTGCTGGTTCATTTATAAGCTCTCAATTGTTTACTGTATCCTCTGGGACTTCATCTGGAACCTTTGTCGGTTTGGAAAGACCAAACTGTGAATTTTACGATTTTAATTTTACTGTATCTAATAATTTGTCATTACCTACCCAAATGCGAAATGTCGGCTTTCAGGTCAGGGATACTGCACAACCATGTGATTGA
- a CDS encoding DUF481 domain-containing protein — MHTSKFFVALFLLVFCLSNRVSSQLVNIESQRMQSDSVRFALKSDLLFNYSDNNGNYIIQIGSNITAQLKAKDLKKTYFFIGNYNLIRSKDEEFQNSWFLHVRYNQKLSKLFRLEAFLQNQNNTRLTITSRNLIGAGIRLKFISTETGKAYFGNSYMYEIEQIKEPKQQFYNHRNSSYLSLSQHFKRTKLDLVGTVYFQPLYNNIANHRVLAQLKAELPLGKRLRFSALYNYFYASFPENDTSDYSSNLQLGLTFQI; from the coding sequence ATGCATACATCCAAATTTTTCGTTGCGCTCTTTCTACTAGTGTTTTGTTTATCTAATAGGGTCAGTTCGCAACTGGTGAACATCGAATCTCAACGAATGCAGAGCGACTCGGTGCGATTTGCGTTGAAAAGCGATTTGCTATTCAATTACAGTGACAACAATGGGAATTATATCATTCAAATCGGTTCGAACATCACGGCCCAATTGAAAGCCAAAGATTTAAAAAAAACATATTTTTTTATTGGGAACTATAACCTTATTCGGAGTAAGGACGAAGAATTCCAAAACTCATGGTTCCTTCATGTACGGTACAATCAAAAACTTTCTAAACTATTTCGTTTGGAGGCTTTTCTCCAAAATCAAAACAATACGCGCCTCACCATCACGAGCCGCAATTTAATCGGTGCAGGGATACGCTTAAAATTCATATCGACGGAAACGGGAAAGGCTTATTTTGGAAATTCCTATATGTACGAAATAGAGCAGATAAAAGAACCTAAGCAACAGTTTTACAACCATAGAAACAGTAGTTATTTGTCGCTATCACAGCATTTTAAGAGAACGAAGCTCGATTTGGTTGGCACGGTCTATTTTCAACCTCTATACAACAACATCGCCAACCATCGTGTTTTAGCACAGCTGAAGGCGGAATTACCCTTGGGCAAGCGATTGCGTTTTTCGGCTTTGTACAATTATTTTTATGCCAGTTTTCCTGAAAACGACACTTCGGACTATTCCTCGAATTTACAGCTTGGGCTAACTTTTCAAATATAA
- a CDS encoding conjugal transfer protein TraO has protein sequence MNLSIKYTIVLLLLGFSVVSSAQYSKTATLTGGIYGDGYGGEFTFNTMLNDRSFTQIALNGTYTNFKNGEVDVPYLSVTGSYSYFFTVLTLRSRRILQQSLSVGGGALVGYESVNNGQVELTNIVSVAGKSKFIFGGVVSLDYDIIISEYFSLVLKTSEAYHANSDFGKFTNYSGIGLRYYLE, from the coding sequence TTGAATCTAAGTATAAAATACACCATCGTTCTATTACTACTAGGTTTTTCTGTGGTAAGCTCTGCCCAATACTCAAAAACTGCCACTTTGACCGGGGGTATTTATGGTGATGGGTATGGTGGTGAGTTTACCTTCAATACAATGTTGAATGATAGGTCTTTTACGCAAATAGCCCTAAACGGAACTTATACTAATTTTAAAAATGGAGAGGTAGACGTTCCATATCTCAGTGTTACCGGTAGTTACTCTTACTTTTTTACGGTGTTGACATTGCGAAGTCGTAGAATACTTCAGCAAAGCTTGTCCGTCGGTGGTGGAGCCCTTGTTGGTTATGAATCTGTTAATAACGGTCAAGTTGAGCTTACCAATATAGTCTCCGTAGCGGGTAAAAGTAAATTTATTTTCGGGGGCGTCGTGAGCCTCGATTACGATATAATCATTAGTGAGTACTTCTCCTTAGTACTAAAGACTTCTGAAGCGTATCATGCGAATAGTGACTTTGGTAAGTTCACGAACTACTCAGGTATCGGTTTGCGCTACTATTTGGAATAG
- a CDS encoding PQQ-dependent sugar dehydrogenase has product MKKLVGKGGLALLLCLVIASCKEDKKEVVEVPIAKEAPPYEGNLAIDSLNLPEGFKIDVFAEGIDGARSMAMGDNGTLFVGTRNENTVYALQDLDGDFRAEKMIVLDTTLKVPNGLAFKDGALYVAEVGRLLRYPNIEQQLSTPKSPEVVYDDYPTEFHHGWKYIAFGPDGKLYVPVGAPCNICDKSKEDERFATITRMDPDGTNREIYAKGVRNSVGFTWHPETEELWFTDNGRDMLGDDIPPCELNRVTVAGQHFGYPFCHGGTVSDPEFGSQHPCSDFVAPVQALGAHVAPLGIKFYTGGMFPEKYKGLAFIAEHGSWNRSSKVGYKISTVTLQDNKAVSYDTFLDGWLNEETQEAFGRPVDILELKDGSLLISDDFGDAIYRLSYEEPKVASLD; this is encoded by the coding sequence ATGAAAAAATTAGTCGGAAAAGGCGGACTCGCATTACTTCTTTGCCTTGTTATTGCGTCCTGTAAAGAGGATAAAAAAGAGGTTGTTGAAGTTCCCATTGCCAAAGAAGCACCTCCCTATGAAGGTAATCTGGCCATAGATAGTTTAAATCTTCCCGAAGGATTTAAGATCGATGTTTTTGCGGAGGGTATAGACGGAGCGCGTTCAATGGCTATGGGCGACAATGGAACTCTTTTTGTTGGTACGAGAAATGAGAATACCGTTTACGCGCTTCAGGATTTGGATGGGGATTTTAGGGCGGAAAAAATGATTGTTCTCGACACTACTCTGAAGGTGCCCAACGGCCTGGCCTTCAAAGATGGCGCATTATATGTTGCAGAGGTGGGTAGACTTTTGCGGTATCCCAACATAGAACAGCAGTTAAGTACTCCAAAGTCCCCGGAAGTGGTCTATGACGACTATCCGACAGAGTTTCACCATGGTTGGAAATATATTGCCTTCGGTCCCGACGGAAAATTATATGTACCAGTAGGCGCACCCTGCAATATTTGTGATAAATCGAAGGAAGACGAGCGTTTCGCGACCATCACTCGAATGGACCCGGACGGTACGAACAGGGAAATTTATGCAAAGGGCGTACGGAACTCCGTCGGCTTTACCTGGCATCCGGAAACGGAGGAATTATGGTTTACCGACAACGGCAGGGATATGCTCGGAGATGACATTCCACCTTGTGAGCTAAATCGCGTTACAGTAGCGGGCCAACATTTTGGCTATCCGTTTTGTCATGGGGGCACTGTATCGGACCCGGAGTTCGGCAGCCAACATCCCTGTTCGGATTTTGTAGCACCCGTTCAGGCGTTAGGGGCCCATGTAGCTCCTTTGGGAATCAAGTTCTATACGGGGGGCATGTTCCCCGAAAAATATAAGGGATTGGCCTTTATCGCCGAACATGGATCGTGGAACCGGAGCTCCAAAGTAGGTTATAAAATCTCAACGGTAACCTTGCAAGACAACAAGGCCGTAAGCTACGATACCTTTCTGGACGGATGGCTCAATGAAGAAACGCAAGAAGCGTTCGGGAGACCTGTAGACATATTAGAATTAAAAGACGGTTCCTTATTGATTTCCGATGACTTTGGGGATGCTATTTACCGTCTTTCCTATGAGGAACCCAAGGTCGCCAGCCTAGATTAA
- a CDS encoding DUF4138 domain-containing protein, which yields MKSFPTCFVVFLGSMLLACFAVQAQSAIPINANDNVTTTIFFPSNIAKVVPPAVNFNFEYEDHTQIGLLKGRKGKPSNLLVITEDGYAYSFALSYSEEIQKFNFILTIDQAVSQTNPGKTVGASDVADRKTEENDSPEITDNTSAPVDTDTSDATQANEADTSSSTATDNKPTAQVNMDNTSMDTLVQQNKDVPKQASGNNSRENEDDDLYDTDREEYYRIFCENNYLQKTILKRSFRKNKKIALRLNNILTDRNEKYFILQIENNSKKEFSVGGLGFFRRTGVGQLEKIITPLYSFNLQETIDPQSVNEVVYVFKNFEIGNKETVSIVLTDASSDNGVVLPMDNLIVNSPSN from the coding sequence ATGAAATCGTTCCCTACCTGCTTTGTGGTTTTTTTAGGAAGTATGCTGTTGGCATGCTTTGCTGTACAGGCGCAATCTGCCATTCCGATAAATGCCAACGATAATGTGACCACCACGATTTTTTTTCCGTCGAACATAGCCAAAGTAGTTCCTCCCGCTGTAAATTTTAATTTTGAATACGAAGACCATACCCAAATAGGATTGCTCAAAGGCCGTAAAGGTAAGCCCAGCAATCTTTTAGTAATTACGGAAGACGGGTATGCCTATTCTTTTGCGCTTAGCTATTCGGAAGAAATTCAGAAATTCAATTTTATCCTTACCATCGATCAGGCGGTGAGCCAGACCAATCCGGGCAAAACAGTTGGCGCTTCGGATGTTGCGGATCGGAAAACCGAGGAAAACGATTCACCGGAGATCACTGATAATACTAGTGCTCCCGTCGATACCGATACTTCGGACGCTACCCAAGCGAATGAAGCCGATACTTCTTCTTCGACAGCAACGGATAACAAGCCAACAGCACAGGTGAATATGGATAATACTTCTATGGATACTTTGGTGCAGCAGAATAAGGATGTTCCAAAACAAGCGTCTGGGAATAACAGTCGAGAGAATGAAGATGACGATTTGTACGATACCGACCGTGAAGAGTATTACCGTATTTTTTGCGAGAACAATTATTTGCAGAAAACCATTTTAAAAAGAAGTTTTAGAAAGAACAAAAAAATAGCACTTCGGTTGAATAATATCCTTACTGACAGAAACGAAAAGTATTTTATTTTACAAATAGAGAATAATTCGAAAAAAGAATTTTCAGTGGGAGGATTGGGGTTTTTCAGAAGAACAGGGGTAGGTCAATTAGAAAAAATAATCACTCCTCTTTATAGTTTTAATCTTCAGGAAACCATCGATCCACAAAGTGTTAACGAAGTAGTGTATGTATTTAAAAATTTTGAAATTGGAAACAAAGAGACCGTAAGCATAGTGTTGACCGATGCAAGTAGTGATAATGGGGTAGTACTGCCCATGGATAATTTAATAGTAAACTCCCCATCGAATTGA
- a CDS encoding MauE/DoxX family redox-associated membrane protein, producing MKIVWKILSYLLAAFFIYAGVQHFIKPVFYEPFVPYFLPYKSLFVYASGVLEVLFGVLVFVPRFARVGATGILLLLIAFLPVHIMDVFAETPAIGTKTAAYIRLAVQFLFIAWALGVRKSITTK from the coding sequence ATGAAAATAGTTTGGAAAATCCTTTCCTACCTCTTGGCGGCATTCTTTATATACGCTGGCGTGCAGCACTTTATAAAGCCCGTATTCTATGAGCCATTTGTCCCCTATTTTCTGCCTTACAAATCCTTATTTGTCTATGCTTCTGGGGTTTTGGAAGTCTTATTCGGTGTTTTGGTATTCGTGCCGAGGTTTGCAAGAGTGGGTGCGACAGGTATATTACTATTATTGATTGCCTTTCTTCCGGTACATATCATGGACGTATTTGCGGAAACTCCGGCTATCGGAACGAAAACCGCGGCCTATATTCGACTTGCCGTTCAGTTTCTATTTATCGCATGGGCCTTAGGGGTACGAAAAAGTATCACAACCAAATAA